The following coding sequences lie in one Zingiber officinale cultivar Zhangliang chromosome 2B, Zo_v1.1, whole genome shotgun sequence genomic window:
- the LOC122048785 gene encoding uncharacterized protein LOC122048785, producing the protein MAGAMRAAAPWMLHLVVALVVAGTAKADAHNEVLTPCDDAKIQRWDGFTFGIAFSGRESFFSNDVQLSPCDSRLPLSSNGAQLAVFRPKVDEISLLTVNVSTNTLISGGGYMVAFSGRKYAARSFPTFVGNSSFVVTGFTLVLEFQEGTLVNLYWKKDGCSQCSENESFVCLHGQDCAIKTSSCTSQGGSIDCRIGIQLAFSGTDKHDAVLNSWYEVYNLRQYSLFGLFSNLKGSLTSQFGNVF; encoded by the exons ATGGCCGGAGCAATGCGAGCTGCGGCGCCGTGGATGCTGCACCTAGTGGTGGCGCTGGTGGTCGCAGGAACGGCGAAGGCGGACGCCCACAACGAAGTGCTCACCCCCTGCGACGACGCCAAGATCCAGCGATGGGATGGTTTCACCTTCGGCATCGCCTTCTCCGGCCGCGAGTCCTTCTTCTCCAACGACGTGCAGCTCTCTCCCTGCGACAGCCGTCTCCCCCTCTCCTCCAACGGCGCCCAGCTCGCCGTCTTCCGCCCCAAGGTCGACGAGATCTCCCTCCTCACCGTCAACGTCAGCACCAACACCTTG ATAAGCGGCGGCGGATACATGGTTGCATTTTCCGGCAGGAAATATGCAGCGCGTTCTTTCCCTACTTTCGTCGGAAATAGCTCGTTCGTGGTGACCGGCTTCACGCTG GTCCTCGAGTTCCAGGAGGGCACGCTAGTGAACCTGTACTGGAAGAAAGATGGCTGCAGCCAGTGTTCTGAGAACGAGTCCTTCGTTTGCCTCCACGGCCAAGACTGCGCGATCAAGACGTCGAGCTGCACGTCGCAGGGTGGCTCCATCGACTGCAGGATAGGCATACAGTTGGCGTTCTCAGGCACCGATAAGCATGATGCTGTTCTCAATTCGTGGTACGAGGTCTACAACCTCCGGCAGTATTCTCTCTTTGGGTTATTTTCCAACCTCAAGGGCTCCCTTACCAGCCAGTTTGGCAATGTTTTCTAA
- the LOC122048786 gene encoding uncharacterized protein LOC122048786 — protein MSYPDLGVDKKIRESTRFYPYFKDCIGAIDGTHIPAMVYGQDINSYRNRHGEISQNVLAAYNFDLEFIYVLSGWEGSAHDSLVLTDALSRNNGLKVPGDNEVPSSSSEQVYEYDNFDQLFSQEQRANANSWRESIANQMWSDIDHVVNNN, from the exons ATGTCCTATCCCGACCTAGGTGTCGAT AAAAAAATAAGAGAGAGCACAAGATTTTACCCTTACTTTA agGATTGTATTGGAGCTATTGATGGCACTCACATTCCAGCTATGGTGTATGGGCAAGATATTAACAGTTATCGTAACCGTCATGGAGAAATTTCTCAAAATGTTTTAGCAGCTTATAACTTTGATTTAGAATTTATATATGTACTCAGTGGGTGGGAGGGGTCTGCCCATGATTCACTTGTGTTGACAGATGCTTTATCAAGAAATAATGGGCTTAAAGTGCCCGGAG ATAATGAAGTCCCATCATCTTCATCAGAACAAGTTTATGAATATGACAACTTTGATCAATTATTTTCTCAAGAACAACGAGCGAATGCTAACTCATGGAGAGAGAGTATAGCCAATCAAATGTGGAGTGATATTGATCATGTTGTCAATAACAATTAG